In Arsenophonus sp. aPb, one DNA window encodes the following:
- the queC gene encoding 7-cyano-7-deazaguanine synthase QueC: MKRAVIVFSGGQDSTTCLIQAIKQYDEVHCITFNYAQRHSAEIVAAQKICQHFNITAHKILDVGLLNELAISSLTRENIPIPSYEKSNESELPNTFVPGRNILFLTLAAIYAYQIQAEVVITGVCETDFSGYPDCRDEFVKVLNQAICLGIAKAIRFETPLMWLNKAETWALADYYHSLEFVQNKTLTCYNGIIGDGCQKCAACHLRAEGLKYYLNHRQAIMSSLKQKMRLK; encoded by the coding sequence TTGAAACGAGCAGTTATTGTATTTAGTGGCGGGCAAGATTCCACCACTTGTCTTATACAAGCAATAAAACAATATGACGAAGTTCATTGTATCACTTTCAATTACGCTCAACGTCATAGTGCTGAAATTGTTGCTGCACAAAAGATATGCCAGCATTTTAATATCACAGCACATAAAATACTGGATGTCGGACTATTAAATGAACTTGCTATCAGTAGTCTAACTCGCGAAAACATTCCAATACCTTCCTATGAAAAAAGTAATGAAAGTGAATTACCCAACACTTTCGTTCCAGGACGTAATATCCTATTTCTCACGCTTGCTGCTATTTATGCTTACCAAATTCAAGCTGAGGTAGTTATAACCGGTGTTTGTGAAACAGACTTTTCTGGTTATCCTGATTGTAGGGATGAATTCGTTAAAGTGCTCAATCAAGCTATTTGCCTAGGTATAGCTAAAGCAATTCGCTTTGAAACCCCACTTATGTGGCTAAATAAAGCCGAGACTTGGGCACTAGCCGATTATTACCACTCATTAGAATTTGTACAAAATAAAACCCTTACTTGTTACAATGGTATCATAGGTGATGGCTGTCAAAAATGTGCTGCCTGCCATCTGCGTGCAGAAGGATTAAAATATTATCTTAATCATCGACAAGCAATTATGTCCTCTTTAAAGCAAAAAATGCGCCTTAAATAA
- a CDS encoding SmdB family multidrug efflux ABC transporter permease/ATP-binding protein yields MNMNKPRLLWPSLKRLLIYGNSFRKPIIIAVLISWLAAGAEICGPLLVSYFIDNMLAKAHIPLESTVMLIIVFFASQIIAAILHYYQTILFNQVAIGVVQTLRTDVMSAAIRQPLSIFDSQPVGQLISRVTNDTEVVKELFVTVIPTIFRSLALIITMLIAMFFLEWRMAIVASLIFPVVFLVMVIYQRLSTPIVRRVRTYLADINDGFNEIINGMTVIQQFRQQARFGEKMLAVNRQHYIARMQALKLDSILLRPLLNLFSALTLCGLILLFGFKGINVIGVGVLYAFINYLGRLNEPLIKLTSQQSVLQQAIVAGERIFELIDSPRQCYGHDQLPLLSGRVDMKKLSFAYRDDKYVLYDIELQMEDNEFVALVGHTGSGKSTITNLLMGYYQWQEGQILLDGRPLSSLSHQVLRNCITIVQQEPVILATTVFDNIALGREISEQKVWQILTIVQLADWVHKLPNGLNTLLGEQGNMLSAGQKQLLALARALVQTPKILILDEATANIDSGTERAIQEALQLIRRQTTLIVIAHRLSTVIDADKIFVLHRGKIVEQGKHNELLRHSGLYAQMYQLQQIGNLLHTDSLDHLDVVY; encoded by the coding sequence ATGAACATGAATAAGCCTCGTCTTTTATGGCCATCCTTAAAACGCTTATTAATTTATGGAAATTCATTTCGTAAACCGATAATTATTGCTGTTTTGATATCCTGGCTAGCCGCTGGTGCAGAAATTTGTGGGCCCCTACTAGTGAGTTACTTTATTGATAATATGTTAGCAAAAGCCCATATACCGTTGGAAAGCACGGTTATGTTAATAATAGTTTTTTTTGCATCACAAATTATTGCTGCCATCTTACACTATTATCAAACAATTTTATTTAATCAAGTAGCTATCGGTGTTGTTCAAACATTACGTACAGATGTCATGAGTGCTGCTATCAGGCAGCCATTGAGTATTTTTGATAGTCAACCAGTAGGACAGCTTATTTCTCGAGTGACAAATGATACTGAAGTGGTTAAGGAGCTGTTTGTAACTGTTATTCCGACTATATTTCGTAGCTTAGCGCTAATTATTACCATGTTAATCGCGATGTTTTTTTTAGAATGGCGAATGGCAATTGTGGCTAGCTTAATTTTCCCTGTAGTATTTTTGGTCATGGTAATTTACCAACGTTTAAGTACACCGATTGTTCGTCGAGTGCGGACGTACCTAGCTGATATCAATGATGGCTTTAATGAGATTATTAACGGTATGACTGTTATCCAACAATTTAGGCAACAAGCTCGATTTGGTGAGAAAATGTTGGCAGTAAATCGCCAGCATTATATCGCCCGGATGCAGGCATTAAAGTTAGATAGTATTCTTTTGCGCCCATTATTAAATTTATTTTCTGCATTAACACTATGTGGATTAATTTTATTATTCGGATTTAAGGGAATAAATGTTATTGGTGTTGGGGTATTGTATGCGTTTATTAATTATCTTGGACGTTTAAATGAGCCATTAATTAAATTAACTTCACAGCAATCTGTATTACAACAAGCGATAGTTGCAGGCGAAAGAATTTTTGAATTGATAGATAGCCCACGACAATGTTATGGCCATGATCAATTACCTTTATTGTCGGGTCGAGTAGATATGAAAAAGCTTTCTTTTGCTTATCGTGATGATAAATATGTATTGTACGATATTGAGCTGCAGATGGAAGATAATGAATTTGTCGCATTAGTTGGGCATACAGGTAGTGGGAAAAGCACGATTACTAACTTATTAATGGGATACTATCAGTGGCAAGAAGGACAAATATTACTTGATGGACGTCCACTATCATCTCTTTCCCATCAAGTGTTGCGTAATTGCATTACTATAGTGCAACAAGAGCCGGTTATTTTAGCAACTACTGTTTTTGATAATATCGCTTTGGGAAGAGAAATTTCAGAACAGAAAGTTTGGCAAATTTTAACAATTGTTCAGCTCGCTGATTGGGTACATAAATTACCTAATGGCTTAAATACTCTGCTAGGCGAACAAGGCAATATGCTATCTGCCGGGCAAAAGCAGCTACTGGCGTTAGCGCGGGCTTTAGTACAAACGCCGAAAATTTTAATATTGGATGAGGCAACGGCAAATATCGATTCGGGAACTGAGAGAGCGATCCAAGAAGCTTTACAGTTAATTCGTCGACAGACAACTTTAATCGTTATTGCCCATCGACTTTCTACTGTTATCGACGCGGATAAAATTTTTGTCTTACATCGTGGTAAAATCGTTGAGCAAGGCAAACATAATGAATTGTTGCGACATTCAGGGCTTTATGCTCAGATGTACCAATTGCAACAGATAGGTAATTTATTACATACTGATAGCTTAGATCATCTCGATGTGGTTTATTGA
- a CDS encoding helix-hairpin-helix domain-containing protein, protein MLLIIKKKLKYTTRILIFAIGFCHTSFAQSDQLKVANDQSQTTTKLVINKMDKRQLMDDKVNINTASEEELAEKLNGVGLKKAQLIVLHRKKFGGFKSIEHLQDVPGIGLGFIEKNCEKLTY, encoded by the coding sequence ATGCTGCTAATTATAAAAAAGAAACTAAAGTATACAACTAGGATCTTGATTTTTGCGATAGGATTTTGTCATACCTCATTTGCCCAATCTGATCAGCTAAAAGTCGCTAATGATCAATCGCAAACTACAACGAAATTAGTTATCAATAAAATGGACAAGCGACAGTTGATGGACGATAAAGTTAACATCAATACTGCATCTGAGGAGGAGTTGGCGGAGAAATTAAATGGGGTTGGATTAAAAAAAGCGCAGTTAATCGTGCTACATCGCAAGAAATTTGGAGGATTTAAATCAATCGAGCATCTTCAGGATGTGCCAGGTATTGGTTTGGGTTTTATTGAAAAGAATTGTGAGAAATTAACCTATTAA
- a CDS encoding SmdA family multidrug ABC transporter permease/ATP-binding protein, with protein MRLFSQLRWYFLTEWRRYFGAIMLLIFIAGLQLIPPRLVGFIIDGISKQTISIKQLLGWISVMVFIAFIIYGLRYIWRLWLFGASYKLAVQLRQKFYQQFSRQTPEFYLRHRVGDLIARTTNDVDRVVFAAGEGVLTLVDSLVMGCAVLIVMSIEISWQLTLLSLLPMPIMAIIIKRYGEQLHTRFKSAQGAFSSLNNHAQESLTSIRMIKAFGLEDYQSSQFEIAALEAGRKNMHVAKVDAKFDPTIYIAIGAANFLAVTGGSWLVWHNKMTLGDLTSFVMYLGLMIWPMLALAWMFNIVERGSAAYSRICVLFEEPLSIIDGKQYLQPRSGQLSVNIRQFNYPGAAISSLHNIVFNIQPGQLVGICGPTGAGKSTLLSLLQRHFDVIDGEILFQSLALTNIQQGDWHARLAVVNQIPFLFSDTIASNIALGKPTASQTEIEEAARLADVHEDIMRLPNGYSTQVGERGIMLSGGQKQRISIARALLLDTEILILDDALSAVDGQTENRILKNLRQWRGCHTIIISAHRLSALVDSDQILVLQQGTILCQGTHQQLIAKPGWYRDMYCYQQIEASLENEHE; from the coding sequence GTGAGATTATTTTCTCAATTACGTTGGTATTTTTTAACTGAGTGGCGCCGGTATTTTGGTGCAATCATGTTATTAATTTTTATTGCGGGATTACAACTCATTCCACCACGGCTTGTTGGCTTTATTATTGATGGCATTAGTAAGCAAACCATAAGTATCAAACAACTTTTGGGTTGGATAAGTGTAATGGTATTTATTGCATTTATTATTTATGGGTTGCGTTATATATGGCGGTTATGGTTATTTGGTGCTTCTTATAAATTAGCCGTACAATTAAGACAGAAATTTTATCAACAATTTAGTCGCCAAACTCCTGAGTTTTATTTACGTCATAGAGTGGGCGATCTTATTGCACGTACAACAAATGATGTTGATCGAGTTGTCTTTGCCGCGGGAGAAGGTGTCCTGACACTAGTCGATTCTTTGGTAATGGGATGTGCGGTATTAATTGTCATGAGTATAGAGATTAGTTGGCAACTGACCCTGCTATCATTGCTACCAATGCCAATTATGGCAATCATTATTAAGCGATATGGTGAGCAACTACATACACGCTTTAAATCTGCCCAAGGTGCATTTTCTTCTCTCAATAATCATGCTCAGGAAAGTTTAACTAGTATCCGTATGATTAAAGCGTTTGGTCTTGAAGATTACCAATCCTCTCAGTTTGAGATTGCGGCATTAGAGGCTGGACGTAAAAATATGCATGTTGCTAAAGTTGATGCCAAATTTGACCCTACTATCTATATTGCGATAGGCGCTGCAAATTTTTTGGCGGTAACGGGTGGAAGCTGGTTGGTTTGGCATAATAAAATGACACTAGGTGACTTGACTAGTTTTGTTATGTATTTAGGGCTTATGATATGGCCAATGTTAGCGCTTGCATGGATGTTTAATATTGTTGAGCGTGGAAGCGCTGCTTATAGCAGAATCTGTGTTTTATTTGAAGAACCCCTATCAATTATTGATGGAAAACAGTATTTGCAGCCAAGATCTGGTCAATTGAGCGTAAACATTCGGCAATTTAATTATCCAGGTGCTGCAATATCTTCCTTGCATAATATTGTATTCAATATACAGCCAGGGCAATTAGTTGGAATTTGCGGTCCAACCGGAGCCGGGAAATCAACATTATTATCATTATTGCAACGTCATTTTGATGTTATTGATGGTGAGATTTTGTTCCAATCTCTTGCTCTGACTAATATTCAGCAGGGGGATTGGCATGCCAGACTGGCAGTTGTGAATCAAATACCATTTTTATTTTCTGATACCATTGCAAGTAATATTGCTTTAGGTAAACCAACTGCCAGTCAAACAGAAATAGAGGAAGCGGCAAGGCTAGCTGATGTACATGAAGATATTATGCGTTTACCTAATGGATACAGTACACAAGTTGGTGAGCGTGGAATTATGTTATCTGGTGGACAAAAACAGCGTATTTCTATAGCAAGAGCACTATTATTAGATACTGAAATTTTGATATTAGATGATGCTTTATCTGCTGTAGATGGACAGACTGAAAATAGAATTTTAAAAAATTTACGTCAGTGGCGAGGGTGCCATACTATCATCATTAGTGCCCACCGATTATCTGCGTTAGTGGATTCAGATCAAATACTTGTATTGCAGCAAGGTACTATCTTGTGTCAAGGTACCCATCAGCAATTAATTGCAAAACCTGGTTGGTATCGAGATATGTATTGCTATCAGCAAATTGAAGCTTCATTGGAAAATGAACATGAATAA